A segment of the Butyrivibrio fibrisolvens genome:
GGTAAGTATTTTTTTATTTTGACTATCATTAGAATACCTCTCTAAAAAAGACACGGTGCAATTTCTTTTATATGTTGCACCGCGCCTTTTATCACTTGTTTTCTCTTAAAGTCTTACTGTGCAAGAAACGCATCAAGCTGTGCCTGCTTCTCAGCTATTACCTTTTCCAATCCTGCATCTTTAAGTGCCTGGATGAACTCAGGTAAATATGTCTCTGGATCAAGCGTTCCGGTTTCAAGACCTGCCTGATACTTGTTGCAGACATTATCCAACTGTGTAAGCTCATTAGTTACAGCTGATGTGTCAAATGAAAATCCGAGTGCTGTAGACTTCTGGCAATTGGTATTATTATCAACCAAAAGCTCAGGATAGTCAGGATTTTCACTCTCCCAGAGAATACGATTGATATTAGAAAGAGTTGATCCTAAATGATAAGTTGTAGACTGGCTGTCAACGCCTTCAGGATATGCGCCCATTCCGTTTTCATCAAGAACATAATGTGTTCCTTCGATACCATAGCTGATAAGCGTACCTATTTCTTTATTAGAGAACCAAAGATTCATGAATTTCATGGCAGCTTCTGCATGTTTGGAATTGGACATGATAGTATAACAAACATTGTTATAAGTTCTTGCGACCTGATCACCAAAAAGTGTTACGCCCATCTGCTTGTTACAGGTTGTTGACTGATAGAATGCTGTATTAAAATCTGCCTGACCAAGTGTACAGAATGCTGCGTCATTTCTTGTAAGAACTGTAAATGAATCTGTCTGAGTCTGGATATCTTTATCACAATATCCTTTTTCATACCAGTCATGCATTACAGAACAAAGATGACTGTATTCTTCCGTCTCAAATAAATCTACTACTTCTGTGCTGCTTGTTGGATCCATTAGAACGCCGTAGAAGTTTCCAAGATCATCCCAAGGTCCGTATTTGAAGTTAGATGCTGTAGTTCCGTTATTAAGTGCATATGGAGTCATATCAGGATAAGCTTCTTTTACAGCGGCAAGAATAGGTTCCCAATCCTCAAGTGATGTTGCACTTGCAGCCTGCTCTGTAAGTCCAAGTTCATCAACAATGTCCTGTCTGTAGATCATACCCATTGTCCATGAATAGCTTGCATAGATAGGAACAGCATACTGATGACCATCGATCTCACCGCTCTTGAGGTAGTCACCTTCCATAGAGATAATGTCCTGGCCATATTCCTGAATAAGATCTGTGATATCATAGCATGCGCCCTGTGATACTGCATTTAAGTATCCGCCATAGTTAGCAAGGATATCAATATCTTCTGTTCCGCTCAAGAACAATGAATACTGCTGGAACCACTGTCCAAACTCGTAGGCTTTAAATTCAACTTCTACTCCGATCTGCTCAATAGAAATCTCATTGACCTTAGCCATGACAGCTTCCATATCATCAGTTTTACCGCTTGTAGGAACATAAACAGTGATCTTCTCCACCTCACCGCTCTGTCCTCCTGCTGATGTACTCGCCCCAGTATCAGCACTTCCTGACTTGTTTCCACAGCCTGTTACTAAACTTGCTATAGTTGTTGCAGTTAACAATACGGATAATAATTTCTTTTTCACTGTAACTCCTCCCTTGTTTTTTGATAGTTAAATTCTATCGAAATACAAGAATGGAAAATATCACTTTTAAGACATGTTTTTATACTTTGAGAACCTGTTATTTTAAATTATAAAGGAACTTATCTATCAGCTCATTTTGATACTCACTGCTAAACTTTCCGGAAGCAAAGATTTCTAATGATTCATTTCTAAAATCTTTCCATGAGTCTTGCTCCTGACCTACGCATATGGGATAAAACCAGACACTGTTAGACCTGGCAGCTTCCATGTCTCCCACTGCGTCGCCGCACATGAGGACGTTTTCAGGTGCATAGCCTTTCTTTACGATCTGACCTATGCAATAGGCTTTGCTGCCCATATCCTGTGTGCAGAGAAGATCAACATACTCCATGAGGCCGAATCGCTCCCACTCAGCTTTGACAGCTTCAGGGTTAGCGCTTGATACAACGGCGACATCGCAATATTTATGGATTTCTATAAGGGCGTCTTTGACTCCCTCAAAGGGGTTTATTTCTTCCTTGGGAAGTGACTCGATTCCTTCGTTTACAGCCTTGCTCCAGTTTAAGGCTTTGGCAAAAATGGGATCTTCTGAAATCTTAGCTTCTACTGCTCTGTTACTAAGTTCAGGGGCCTCATCAGCCCACTTGGAAAGAGCTTCTACACCGTCTATTGGCATATACTTTTCGTTTACTTCTAAAAGAGCTGTGGCAAGTCCCTTGAATCTGTTGATTCCTCTTGTCATGGTGAAAAGATTGACCTGATTCCAGCTTTTAAGTATTTCTTCCTGCCAGTTTTCAAGTCCCCACTCCCTGACCATGCAAGGGCCGAAACACCTTATATGCTTGATATTCATTGAATCTATGGCACAGCCGTCAGAGTCTATGCATACGATAAAATCTTTCTTTTTAGTAAATGTATCGAAAACAGACATTATCTTTTCCTTTCTAAAGAACTAATACCTTGATATTTCTAAAGGTGCAGAAATATCAAGGTATAGATATCGATTCTGTAATTCACTATTAAAGTCTTGTATCCCAGCGTCCGCACCATACAAGGTCATTGGCAGATCCCTTGAAATTGGACTTTCCTGTGAGTTTATCTACAAGTGCATGAAGATATTCAGGACTATCGCAATATGCATTTATATAAGTCTTCATCATCGGTATATCATATAGATGATTTGTATAGTTTAAGGATACAGCTATGGTTGGAACCTCACCCACGAACCACGGATTCTGGCTTGAATGAGACGCATCATAGCAAAGTCTTACGTTATTGGTCTGGGCATAGCCTTTCATGTTAACAACGAAAAGAACAAGATCTGTATTTTTCTTAAACTCTTCACGGCTTTCATGTCCCATTACTTTGAACTTATTAAATGGACTTTGCTGCTCCATTTCAAGCTCGTAATAGTCTTTAGGTGCTGTTACATTAAAGCCTGCTGCCTCAAGTTCTTTTATAAGATTAGCTTTAGCTTTATCCGGGCCGTTTAATAAAGAAACCGGAGCACTTTCGATAAAGTAAAGGCGAAGGTTCTTTTTCCTTGAAGGATCAAGTGGCAGGATGTTCTGGGTATCTTTTACAAGTGTGATACTCTCATCTGCTGCCATTTCTGCCTTCTTGTGATGTTCCTTACATCCTACGATCGCAAGATCTTTTTTATCAGGGAACTTAAGGTTGTTAAGGCCAAGCTTTGCCTTAAGTCCGAGGATTCTTAGAAGAGCTTCTTCCAATCTCTCTTTAGTGATAACACCGCTTTCAAGAGCGTCCTTGATATACTGGATGTCTTCTGCAGGGTCATTAAAGAAAAGGATCATATCGCAGCCTGCAGCTACTACGCCCGGAATATAGTCTTTTCTTGGCATGGTAGCAGTAAGGCCAACCATGTGAGTTGCATCCGTAACAATAAGACCATTAAAGCCAAGCTTTTTTCTTAGAAGGTCCTGAAGAAGTTCAGGAGCCAGTGTTGCAGGTTTGATCTCGCTGTCCTTGATCCCAGGGCGAAGCTTTCTTGAATACGCAGGCTGACAGATATGCCCTGCCATGATGCTGTCAAGGCCGCCATCAATAAGCTCTTTGTAAACATAACCGTAGCTTTCGTCCCACTCGTCTGTAGAAAGGTCATTACAGCCCATAACAAGGTGCTGGTCTCTTTCTTCTGAACCGTCTCCGGGGAAGTGCTTGGCAGCGCAGGCAATGTCCTGTTTCATATTTTCTTCCATGTAGGCAAGTGAACGCTTGGCAACAAGCTTTGGATCATCACCAAAGGCTCTTGTGTTAACGATAGTATTTCTCCAGTTGGATACAACGTCGCACACGGGAGCAAATACCCAGTTACAGCCAACTGCCTTAGCTTCTTTTGCGCCAACTGATGCCATGGCTCTTACGACTTCATCAGTTCCTGCTGCGCCGCAGGCAGCTCCTGTTGCAATAAGTGTTCCTTCGGAAACAGCACCGTTACCGCCAGCCTCAGTATTAGCCGCGATAAGCACAGGTACCTTACTATGCTCCTGGAAGAATCTGTTCTGCTCGTATACTTCTTCTAAAGTGCCGCCCTGCCAGCGAACGCCTCCAATATGGTATTTACTTACAAGTTCTGAAAGGCTTTCTTCATCTCTTCTAAGAGTCAGATTTATAAATAGCTGCCCTACCTTCTCGTCTAAGGTCATTGAATCAAGCGTCTTTCTGACCCATGCTATTTGTTCTTCATCTAAATTAAAAGGTTTGGCTTTAAGATCTACCATTTGTTACGCTCCAATCTCTTGTGAATTTGCTTTTATCTTTGCTATCTCATCTGAGATGCTTTCCATCTTTTCCTTGGTAAGAGGATAGAAGTGCATGGCGATGATATTGCAAAGGTATCCGAAAATGAGGATGCCGAACATGCTGAATATACCTACTGCAGCAAGTCCTGTAGAATATGGTGTCTCAGCTGTAGGAAGCTCTGAAGATGAGCTTACTGCTGCGCAGAGAAGTC
Coding sequences within it:
- a CDS encoding ABC transporter substrate-binding protein, which translates into the protein MKKKLLSVLLTATTIASLVTGCGNKSGSADTGASTSAGGQSGEVEKITVYVPTSGKTDDMEAVMAKVNEISIEQIGVEVEFKAYEFGQWFQQYSLFLSGTEDIDILANYGGYLNAVSQGACYDITDLIQEYGQDIISMEGDYLKSGEIDGHQYAVPIYASYSWTMGMIYRQDIVDELGLTEQAASATSLEDWEPILAAVKEAYPDMTPYALNNGTTASNFKYGPWDDLGNFYGVLMDPTSSTEVVDLFETEEYSHLCSVMHDWYEKGYCDKDIQTQTDSFTVLTRNDAAFCTLGQADFNTAFYQSTTCNKQMGVTLFGDQVARTYNNVCYTIMSNSKHAEAAMKFMNLWFSNKEIGTLISYGIEGTHYVLDENGMGAYPEGVDSQSTTYHLGSTLSNINRILWESENPDYPELLVDNNTNCQKSTALGFSFDTSAVTNELTQLDNVCNKYQAGLETGTLDPETYLPEFIQALKDAGLEKVIAEKQAQLDAFLAQ
- a CDS encoding HAD hydrolase-like protein; translation: MSVFDTFTKKKDFIVCIDSDGCAIDSMNIKHIRCFGPCMVREWGLENWQEEILKSWNQVNLFTMTRGINRFKGLATALLEVNEKYMPIDGVEALSKWADEAPELSNRAVEAKISEDPIFAKALNWSKAVNEGIESLPKEEINPFEGVKDALIEIHKYCDVAVVSSANPEAVKAEWERFGLMEYVDLLCTQDMGSKAYCIGQIVKKGYAPENVLMCGDAVGDMEAARSNSVWFYPICVGQEQDSWKDFRNESLEIFASGKFSSEYQNELIDKFLYNLK
- a CDS encoding glycoside hydrolase family 3 N-terminal domain-containing protein, which translates into the protein MVDLKAKPFNLDEEQIAWVRKTLDSMTLDEKVGQLFINLTLRRDEESLSELVSKYHIGGVRWQGGTLEEVYEQNRFFQEHSKVPVLIAANTEAGGNGAVSEGTLIATGAACGAAGTDEVVRAMASVGAKEAKAVGCNWVFAPVCDVVSNWRNTIVNTRAFGDDPKLVAKRSLAYMEENMKQDIACAAKHFPGDGSEERDQHLVMGCNDLSTDEWDESYGYVYKELIDGGLDSIMAGHICQPAYSRKLRPGIKDSEIKPATLAPELLQDLLRKKLGFNGLIVTDATHMVGLTATMPRKDYIPGVVAAGCDMILFFNDPAEDIQYIKDALESGVITKERLEEALLRILGLKAKLGLNNLKFPDKKDLAIVGCKEHHKKAEMAADESITLVKDTQNILPLDPSRKKNLRLYFIESAPVSLLNGPDKAKANLIKELEAAGFNVTAPKDYYELEMEQQSPFNKFKVMGHESREEFKKNTDLVLFVVNMKGYAQTNNVRLCYDASHSSQNPWFVGEVPTIAVSLNYTNHLYDIPMMKTYINAYCDSPEYLHALVDKLTGKSNFKGSANDLVWCGRWDTRL